From Nitrospinota bacterium, one genomic window encodes:
- the rplO gene encoding 50S ribosomal protein L15, producing MRLHTLKPAAGSTKKRKIIGRGAGSGHGGTSTRGNKGQRARTGGTRGLVHYEGGQQPLYRRLPKRGFTNIHREDYTPVNVRKLDQLAGVTEFTPAVYAKLGLAGKRDKIKILGTGEITRAVTVTAHCFSATAVKKIETAGGKVVRI from the coding sequence ATGAGACTGCACACACTCAAGCCGGCCGCCGGTTCCACCAAAAAACGCAAAATTATCGGGCGTGGCGCCGGGTCGGGCCATGGCGGCACATCCACCCGCGGTAACAAAGGCCAGCGCGCGCGCACCGGCGGCACCCGCGGCCTCGTCCATTACGAGGGCGGGCAGCAGCCGCTTTACCGCCGTCTCCCGAAACGCGGTTTCACCAATATCCACCGTGAAGATTACACACCGGTCAACGTCAGAAAGCTGGATCAGCTTGCCGGCGTGACCGAGTTTACCCCCGCCGTTTACGCCAAGCTGGGACTTGCCGGAAAACGGGACAAAATCAAGATTTTGGGTACCGGTGAAATCACCCGCGCCGTCACCGTGACGGCCCACTGCTTCAGCGCCACCGCCGTGAAGAAGATCGAAACGGCCGGCGGCAAAGTCGTGAGGATATAA